A DNA window from Anaerocolumna sp. AGMB13020 contains the following coding sequences:
- a CDS encoding M15 family metallopeptidase, translating to MQNRRKKARRMKLIRRILLVGLPMVVVGSMGYFSLKQLLGASESTASSQFYNNPSYQEEASEDEDHNNSVPGEEASVDTGDFEEEITNNDNVTLDTTPESITVIVNKELRLPSDYIPSDLSVPDVDFSITYYDEKKLMRKEAGEALKKLFDGAEDKGYILCGVSAYRSYDRQYQIFTNNVKTQGMDHTTKYSAIPGYSEHQTGLAIDISTKSVNYRLDASFGETPEYEWLKANAHLYGFIIRYPDDKTAMTGYSFEPWHIRYVGKALAKYLYEKNMCLEEYYKFTPSEDYSQAISYDNLEEYGINPDDVKVPTRIPTKKPTPTPTQTPTPTEEPTDTPEPTPTPTKKPAKPTKEPTQTPEPTEEVTVTPEITPTDTVTVTPTGEVITPTQEPGTEDGTEIIP from the coding sequence ATGCAAAACAGAAGGAAAAAAGCCAGAAGAATGAAATTAATAAGAAGAATTTTACTTGTGGGACTGCCAATGGTTGTAGTTGGCAGCATGGGTTATTTTTCCTTAAAACAATTATTAGGTGCCAGTGAATCCACTGCCTCCAGCCAGTTTTATAACAACCCGTCCTATCAGGAGGAGGCTTCTGAGGACGAAGATCATAATAACAGTGTACCAGGGGAGGAAGCATCCGTGGATACAGGCGATTTTGAAGAGGAAATCACAAACAACGATAATGTAACACTGGATACGACACCAGAGAGTATAACGGTTATAGTAAATAAGGAGCTCAGGTTACCGTCTGATTATATTCCCTCAGATCTTTCAGTACCTGATGTGGACTTTTCCATAACCTATTATGACGAGAAGAAGCTTATGAGGAAAGAGGCCGGAGAGGCTTTAAAGAAGCTCTTTGACGGCGCAGAGGACAAGGGTTATATCCTTTGCGGGGTATCTGCCTACCGCTCTTATGACAGGCAATACCAGATCTTTACCAATAACGTTAAGACCCAGGGGATGGATCATACCACCAAATACTCTGCCATACCAGGTTACAGTGAGCACCAGACCGGACTTGCAATAGATATTTCAACCAAGTCTGTAAACTACAGACTGGATGCCTCCTTTGGAGAGACTCCGGAATATGAATGGCTAAAGGCAAATGCCCATCTTTATGGCTTTATCATACGTTATCCCGATGATAAGACTGCCATGACCGGTTATTCCTTTGAACCCTGGCATATACGTTATGTGGGAAAAGCTTTGGCGAAATACCTTTACGAGAAAAATATGTGTCTGGAGGAGTATTACAAATTTACGCCAAGTGAAGATTACAGTCAGGCTATAAGTTATGATAATTTGGAGGAATACGGTATTAACCCGGATGATGTGAAGGTTCCTACCAGAATCCCTACCAAGAAGCCGACACCGACTCCTACTCAGACACCGACACCAACAGAGGAGCCCACAGATACACCGGAACCGACACCAACACCTACCAAGAAGCCGGCGAAACCAACAAAGGAACCGACCCAGACGCCGGAACCGACGGAGGAAGTGACGGTAACACCGGAGATTACGCCCACTGATACTGTAACGGTGACACCTACGGGAGAAGTAATAACACCTACCCAGGAACCCGGCACAGAGGATGGAACAGAAATAATACCCTGA